DNA sequence from the Clostridia bacterium genome:
GAAAGACGATTTATGATATCAGTCCTGAGATTTTTGGACAGTACGTGGCTGAAATGGCAGGGATGGGAGCTGCAATACTGGGTGGCTGCTGCGGAACTACCCCGGAGCATATAAAGGCGATAAGGAGATCTATAATCGGACTAAAGCCCATTAAGCGTGAGGTTGAAAAACTAACTGCAGTCAGTTCGGCAACCGCTACAGTGGTACTCGGAGAAGGAGCTAGAATAATAGGGGAGAGGATAAACCCTACAGGCAAGAAAAGGCTTAAGGAAGCACTGATAAATGCTGACATGGACTATTTGCTGAGAGAAGCTATCGCACAAAGAGATGCAGGTGCACATATGCTGGATGTAAATGTAGGCTTGCCGGAAATAGATGAAAAAGCAATGATGGTAAAGGCTGTAAAAGAGCTGCAGAGCATAGTGAATCTGCCGCTGCAGATTGACAGCGTAAGGCCTGAGGTAATAGAGGCAGCAGCCAGAATATGCAGCGGAAGACCTATAATAAACTCGGTAAACGGTGAAGAGAAAGTAATGGAAGCTATATTTCCCATAGCAAAAAAATACGGGTGCTTGTTAGTTGCTCTTACTCTTGATGAGAACGGCATACCGCAAAAAGCGGAAGATAGATTGAAGATTGCTGAGAGAATAGTAAAAAAAGCCGGGGAGTATGGAATCGGTAAAGAGGATATTATAGTGGACTGCCTTGTACTTACTGCATCAGCACAGCAGAAGGAGGTCAAGGAGACCATAAAGGCAGTAGCTCTCGTGAAGGAGAAGCTCGGGCTAAAGACCGCTCTAGGGGTAAGCAATGTGTCCTTCGGACTGCCGGACAGAGAACTGCTGAACAGGACATTTCTGGCCATGGCGCTTACGGCAGGACTTGATGCACCTATACTGAATCCAATGTCTGAGGCTATGGTAAATACGGTAAAAGCGTACAATGTACTTTGGAATATCGATAAAGAAGCGGTTGAGTACATCAGAAGCTGTTCTGCGGGTGGAGAAAAGCCTGCAGTTAAAGAGAAGGAAGGCAGCCGGGATCTGAAAAAGATAGTGATTGATGGAATGAAGGAGGAGGCTGCGCCGATGGTTAGGCAGCTTCTTTCGGAGTACGATGGAATAAAAATTGTGGATGACTATCTTATACCTGCTCTTGATATTGTAGGTCAGAAATATGAGTCGGGAGAGATTTTCCTTCCCCAGTTGATACAAGCCGCTGAAACGGTGAAAAGAGCCTTTGAAGAAATTAAGGGCAGCATGCTTAAAAATACCGGAGAGACTTCAATGGCTCATAAGGGGAAAATCGTGATTGCCACTGTAAAGGGTGACATACATGACATAGGCAAGAATATTGTAAAAATACTTCTTGAAAACTATGGATTTGAGGTTTTTGACCTTGGGAAGGATGTCCCAATCGAGAAAATAGTGGATAAGGTTAAGGAGGAAAATGCCGCGTTAGTGGGATTGAGTGCCCTTATGACCACAACAGTAAAGAACATGGAGGACACTATTAAGGCTCTTAGAAAGGATTGCCCTGACAGTAAGGTAATTGTAGGAGGAGCGGTGCTAAATGAGGATTATGCAAAAATGATAGATGCAGACTTTTATGCAAAGGATGCCAGAGATGCGGTTAAGATGGTCCGAAAATTCTATGAGTGTGAGTAGGATGATAGTAATTGCTTTTTTGAACCCCTGCAGGTTAGAATAGTATTGTCAGATTTATGACAGTATAAATCGCACTGAGAAGATTCCGGAATAGCTGCGATTTATAACAATCAAGGAAATGTTTTGCACTATTTGAATAAGTTAATAAAGATATAGTGCAAAACACATTGGGGGAGATAAATTGAAGAATCAAGAAATGAAGTCCAATGTGCTTCTTATGTTGACCGCTGCAATATGGGGTTTTGCATTTGTGGCACAAAGGGTCGGAATGCAATATGTAGGAGCTTTTACCTTCAACGGAGTGAGGTTTGCTCTGGGGTGCATATCATTGATACCGCTGCTGATTTATTTTAAGAATAAGAAGTCCGAAGAGGCGGCAGAAGAAGTCTCGGCAAATGCTCTGATTCCGGGGATTATTGCAGGGTCAATTCTCTTTCTTGCAGCATCCTTGCAGCAGATCGGATTGGCCTATACAACAGCAGGAAAAGCGGCCTTTATTACTGGTTTATACATAGTGTTGGTGCCATTATTCGGCATCTTCTTAAAGCATAGCATCAAGGTAAGCACCTGGGCAGGAGTAACCCTTGCTGTTGTTGGACTATACTTCCTCAGTGTCAGTGAGGATTTCTCTATAGCAAAAGGCGACTTTCTTGAAATTATAGGTGCTTTCTTCTGGGCTTCTCATATATTGGTTATTGATTATTTTACAAAAAAAGTGGATGCGTTGAAGCTGTCTTTTGTACAGTTCGCAACATGCTCGGTACTAAGTATGGCAGTAGCATTGATATTCGAGGATATCTCAATATCCGGACTCAGCCAGGCACTCATTCCCATACTCTATGGAGGTCTGGGCTCTGTAGGTATAGCGTACACCTTGCAGGTTGTTGCGCAAAAGCATGCAAAGCCTTCCCATGCCGCCATAATACTCAGTATGGAAGCAGTTTTCGCGGCTATCGGGGGCGCACTGCTGCTAAGTGAAAACCTTGGGGGCAGAGGATATTTAGGCTGTGCACTCATGTTTGGCGGAATGATACTGACGCAGGTACAAAGCTTTGGGAAAAGCGCTGATGCACTAGAATAAAGCCTAAGGTTACTGCAAAATAAGATCCGCTATGTATCGCTAAATAGAAGCATTAACTTTGTATATCGACTCACACAATATAA
Encoded proteins:
- a CDS encoding homocysteine S-methyltransferase family protein → MSNKLNYDGFLVFDGGMGTMLQAYGLKAGELPESCNIMNSDMILQIHKAYIAAGADIITTNTFGANRYKLMDSGLSVDKVIRSAVRIAREAAGDKLVAHDIGPIGQLMEPYGTLSFQDAYDAFKEQVVSGTAAGADLILIETMSDIYEVKAAILAAKENSHLPIICTMTFQADGRTLTGTDPLTMVNIISKLGVEALGINCSLGPKDIIPLLSQILKYSTVPVIVQPNAGLPTLVEGKTIYDISPEIFGQYVAEMAGMGAAILGGCCGTTPEHIKAIRRSIIGLKPIKREVEKLTAVSSATATVVLGEGARIIGERINPTGKKRLKEALINADMDYLLREAIAQRDAGAHMLDVNVGLPEIDEKAMMVKAVKELQSIVNLPLQIDSVRPEVIEAAARICSGRPIINSVNGEEKVMEAIFPIAKKYGCLLVALTLDENGIPQKAEDRLKIAERIVKKAGEYGIGKEDIIVDCLVLTASAQQKEVKETIKAVALVKEKLGLKTALGVSNVSFGLPDRELLNRTFLAMALTAGLDAPILNPMSEAMVNTVKAYNVLWNIDKEAVEYIRSCSAGGEKPAVKEKEGSRDLKKIVIDGMKEEAAPMVRQLLSEYDGIKIVDDYLIPALDIVGQKYESGEIFLPQLIQAAETVKRAFEEIKGSMLKNTGETSMAHKGKIVIATVKGDIHDIGKNIVKILLENYGFEVFDLGKDVPIEKIVDKVKEENAALVGLSALMTTTVKNMEDTIKALRKDCPDSKVIVGGAVLNEDYAKMIDADFYAKDARDAVKMVRKFYECE
- a CDS encoding DMT family transporter — protein: MKNQEMKSNVLLMLTAAIWGFAFVAQRVGMQYVGAFTFNGVRFALGCISLIPLLIYFKNKKSEEAAEEVSANALIPGIIAGSILFLAASLQQIGLAYTTAGKAAFITGLYIVLVPLFGIFLKHSIKVSTWAGVTLAVVGLYFLSVSEDFSIAKGDFLEIIGAFFWASHILVIDYFTKKVDALKLSFVQFATCSVLSMAVALIFEDISISGLSQALIPILYGGLGSVGIAYTLQVVAQKHAKPSHAAIILSMEAVFAAIGGALLLSENLGGRGYLGCALMFGGMILTQVQSFGKSADALE